ATATAGGCCGTGGCGATCAGCGACACCGTGACCATCACCAGCGGTTGGCCAAGCGCGCGGACGATCTGGATGTGCTGGAACTGCTCGCCGGCAAAGTCCGGGTTGAGCACGCCGGAGAAGAAACTCGCCGCGCCGAACAGGGCGAAGCCCAGGGCGCACAGCCATTTCGGCGAGATGATCTTCATCAGCTTGGGCACCAGCGGGATCAGAAACAGCTGCGGCACGCCCATCCACATGATCACTTCGCCGATCTGCAAGGCGTTGTAGCCCTGGATCTGCGCCAGATAGAGCGGCAACACATAGATCGAACCGTACAGCCCGACGCCGAGGCCCAGGCTGGAAATGCTGGCCAGGCCGAAGTTGCGTTCGCGCAGCACGCCCAGGTTGATCAGTGGATTGGGGCGGGATATCTGCAGGATGACGAACAGGATCAGGCTGACCAGCGCCACGCTGCCCAGGCCGACGATCAGTTGCGATTCCAGCCAGTCCTTGCGGTGGCCTTCTTCGAGAAATACTTGCAGGCAGCCCAGGCCCATGCCCAGGGTGACGATGCCGGCGTAGTCGGTGGTCTTCAGCAGCTCCCAGTGTGGCGCCTTCTTTTCCAGGCCGTAGAGCAGGCCGGCAATCATGATCAGGCCGGGCGGCACGTTGATGTAGAAGATGTATTCCCAGCCCCAGTTCTCGGTCAGCCAGCCGCCCAGTGTCGGGCCGATGGAGGGGGCGAAGGTCGCCGTGATGGCGAACAGGGCCATGCCCTTGGCGCGGTGATGCTCGGGTAGCTTGATCAGCGTCATGGTGAACGCCAGCGGGATCAGCGCGCCGCCAGTGAACCCTTGCAGCGCGCGGAACACGATCATGCTTTCCAGGCTCCAGGCCAGGGAGCACAGCAGCGAAGCGATCAGAAAACCCACCGACACCCAGACGGCCAGGCGGCGTGCTGAGAGCAGCTGCACCAGCCAGGCGGTCAGCGGAATCATGATGATCTCGGCGACCAGGTAGGAGGTGGAGATCCACGAGCCTTCTTCCAGCGTCGCGGATAGCGCGCCCTGAATGTCCTTGAGTGAAGAGTTGGTGATCTGGATATCCAGCACCGCCATGAAGGCGCCGAGCATGGCGCTCATCACCGCAATCCAGTCGCGGCGGCTGGGCTCCGCCGTGGGGCGGACCAGTGCATCACCCGCCATGGCTGTCGTCGCTGCGCAGATCCACGGTCACCTCTACCGACATGCCGGGGCGGATCAGCCCGCGCAACGGGTTGTCAGCGGCGAAGGTCAGCTTGACCGGAATGCGCTGCACCACCTTGGTGAAGTTGCCGGTGGCGTTGTCTGGTGGCAGCAGGCTGAACTGCGCGCCGGAAGCCGCGAACAGGCTGTCGATACGGCCTTCGATGGGCGTGTCCGGGTAGCTGTCGAACAACAGTTCGGCCTTTTGTCCCGGACGCATGCGGCCGATCTGGGTTTCCTTGAAGTTGGCCTGGATCCAGATGTCCTGATCCGGCACCAATGACAGCAGGTAAGCCCCGCTTTGCACCACCTGACCTTCACGGGCCGAGCGCTGGCCGACCATGCCGCTGATCGGTGCATGGATTTGCGTGCGCGCTAGGTTGAGGTCGGCCTGTTTCAGGTCAGCCTGTGCGGAAAGAATCAGTGCGTCCAGGCGCTTGAGCTCGGCTTCCAGGCTGGCTACCTGCTGACGCTGCGCCTGCAGATCGGCCTGAGCCTTGGCCACTTGCGAACGGGCCACACGGTTGTCGGCGGCCAGGGTGGTGACCCGCTCTTCGGAGACATAGCCCGGCTTGCGCAGGGTCTGGGCGCGGCCGAGGTCGAGCCTGGAGCGATCCAGCGTGGCCTGGCTGGCGGCGACATCGGCCTGGCTGGCGGCGATCAAGCTGGCCTGCTGGTCGAGTTTGCTCTGCGCCTGGGCGCGCTCGGCCTGGTGGGTTTCCAGGGCTGCGAGGGCGCGCTGGCGAGTCAGGCGGAAATCGGCGTCTTCCAGCACGGCCAGCAACTGACCGGCTTCCACGTGCTGGTTGTCGCGTACCAACACCTTTTCGATGCGTGCATTCAGCTGGCTCGAGACGCGGGTGATCTCGCCCTGTACGTAGGCGTTATCGGTGCTCTCGTGGTAGCGACCCACCATTAGCCACTGGGCGAGCAGGGCGCCAGCGATCAATACCAGTAGAGTTACGAAGACGAGAAGACGACGTTGCAGTTTAGCGGGCATGCTTGAGGCTCGGGATGCGGCGGATAAATGTAAGTAAATTTAACAGCGTTCCCTTTTCGCCAGTAGACTGTCGGCTTGGCATGCTTTGTTGCGTATGAGGAACAATCATGGGGCTGGATGACGCACTGATCTTTACCCGAGTGGTGGAATGCCACAGCTTCACCCAGGCTGCGACCAGCCTGGGCATGCAGAAATCGACGGTGAGCCGGCGCATCGCGTTGCTCGAAGAGCGCCTTGGTGTGCGTCTGCTAAACCGCACCACGCGTAAGTTGCGCCTTACCGAGGTGGGGCAGGCTTACTACGAGCGTTGCCGGCAGATCATGCTCGATTTCGCCGAAGCCGAGCAGGCGGTGATGCAGTTGCAGCGCGAACCCTCCGGATTGTTACGCATCACTTCACCGATCGAATTTGGCCAGTTGTTTCTCGGGCGAGTGCTGGGTGAGTTCATGCGTCAGTACCCGCAGATCGACGCGGAGGTGGAGCTGACCTCACGGTCGGTCGATCCGCTGGAGGAGGGCGTGGATATCTCTATCCAGGTCGGCCAGCCGCAGGACTCCACGCTGATCGCGCGCAAGCTGTTCGAAAGTGGCCGACGCCTGTGCGCCAGCCCTGCTTACCTCGCAGCGCACGGTACGCCGCGCAGCGTTGCCGAACTGGAGGGGCATCGGGCGATTCTCCTGCAGCACGATGCGCCGCGCTATTGGCCGCTGCTAGGCGAGCACCTGCCGTGCCAGCGAGTGATGACCTGCAACAACATCACCTTCGCCCGTGAGGCGACGCTGGCAGGTGCAGGGATTTGCGGGCTGCCGGTGATGATCAGTGAGGAGGCGGTGCGTAGCGGGCGCTTGATCGAGCTGTTGCCCGAGGCGCGTCTGCCGGTGGGGGAGGTCTACGCGATCTATCCGTCACGACGCTTCCAGGCGATGAAGGTCAAGACCTTCCTCGACTTCCTCATCGCCAGCTTGCCCATCACTCGTGGCGGGTTGCTGGAGCCAGGTGCCGCCGGCCTGCTAACATCGCCCGCTTGATTCAACCCTCGTGTCTTCCTTCCGAGAGCATTCATGACCACCGTCCGTACCCGTATCGCGCCATCGCCAACTGGCGACCCCCATGTCGGCACCGCCTATATCGCGCTGTTCAACCTGTGCTTCGCTCGTCAGCACGGTGGCCAGTTCATTCTGCGCATCGAGGACACCGACCAGGTTCGTTCCACGCGTGAGTCCGAGCAGCAGATTTTCGACGCGCTGCGCTGGTTGGGTATCGAATGGGACGAAGGCCCGGACGTTGGCGGCCCGCACGGCCCTTATCGGCAGAGCGAGCGTGGCGAGATCTACAAGAAGTACTCCGATGAGCTGGTTGGCAAAGGCCATGCCTTCCCGTGCTTCTGCTCCGCCGAGCGCCTCGATGAAGTGCGCGCGCAGCAGATGGCCAACAAGGAAACCCCGCGTTACGACGGCTACTGCATGCACCTGGAACCGGCCGAGGCGCAGCGTCGCATCGCCGCGGGCGAATCGCACGTGGTGCGCATGAAGGTGCCCAGCGAGGGCACTTGCGTGGTGCCGGACATGCTGCGTGGCAATGTCGAGATCCCATGGGATCGCATGGACATGCAGGTGCTGATGAAGGCCGATGGCCTGCCGACCTACTTCCTGGCCAACGTGGTCGACGATCATCTGATGGGCATCACCCACGTGCTGCGTGGCGAGGAATGGCTGCCGTCCGCGCCCAAGCTGATCAAGCTGTACGAATACTTCGGTTGGGAACAGCCGGCGCTGTGCTACATGCCGCTGCTGCGCAATCCGGACAAGAGCAAGCTGTCCAAGCGCAAGAACCCCACCAGCATCACCTTCTACGAGCGCATGGGCTACCTGCCGCAGGCCATGCTCAACTACCTCGGTCGCATGGGCTGGTCGATGCCGGACGAGCGCGAGAAGTTCTCCCTGGCCGAGATGATCGAGCACTTCGACATCAACCGCGTGTCGCTGGGTGGGCCGATCTTCGATCTGGAGAAACTGTCCTGGCTCAACGGCCAGTGGCTGCGTGAACTGCCGGTGGAAACCTTCGCCGCCGAAGTGCAGAAGTGGGCCCTCAACCCCGAGTACCTGATGAAGATCGCGCCGCACGTGCAGGGCAGGGTGGAGACCTTCAGTCAGATCGCGCCGCTGGCCGGTTTCTTCTTCTCCGGCGGTCTGAACCTGGATGACAAGCTGTTCGAGCACAAGAAGCTATCGCCTGATCAGGTACGTCAGTTGATGCAACTGATCCTGTGGAAGCTCGAGTCGCTGCGCCAGTGGGAAAAGGATCGCATCACCGGCTGCATTCAGGCTGTGGTCGAGCACCTGGAGCTGAAGCTGCGTGACGCCATGCCGCTGATGTTCGCGGCGATCACCGGTCAGGCCAGCTCGGTATCGGTGCTCGATGCCATGGAAATCCTCGGCCCGGACCTGACTCGCTTCCGTCTGCGCCAGGCACTGGAGCTGCTCGGCGGCACCTCGAAGAAAGAGGCCAAGGAGTGGGAGAAACTGCTGGCGAGCATTGGCTAAGTTGAGACGTGCAACTGTGGGAGGGGCTTTAGCCACGATGATTTGATTTTGTCGCCGCTGAAGCGCCTCCCACGGTTACGGCTAACTTTCCACGAGTGAGGCTCTAAGTAATTGTTCTATTGGCAAAAACTTTGGGCTGGCCGGAAAAATGTTGTTGACAGCCAATCGGGGCGCTCTTAACATGCGCCCCGTCCTCGAGATGGGGCTATAGCTCAGCTGGGAGAGCGCTTGCATGGCATGCAAGAGGTCAACGGTTCGATCCCGTTTAGCTCCACCAATCTCGACTCCTTCGGGAGTGCCAGAATCGATGTGAGTCGGTTCGCGATTAGGGTCTTGCGTCCCCTTCGTCTAGTGGCCTAGGACACCGCCCTTTCACGGCGGTAACAGGGGTTCGAGTCCCCTAGGGGACGCCACTTATTCCAGCAGCAGCGTTTAGGCGTTGCAGCCAGACCGCAAGGTTTCGGGGCTATAGCTCAGCTGGGAGAGCGCTTGCATGGCATGCAAGAGGTCAACGGTTCGATCCCGTTTAGCTCCACCAAACACTGACAAGGCCAGCTTAGTGCTGGCCTTGTTCTTCGAAGGTTTCGTCCCCTTCGTCTAGTGGCCTAGGACACCGCCCTTTCACGGCGGTAACAGGGGTTCGAGTCCCCTAGGGGACGCCATATTCCAGTCGCAATGCGCAAGCGTTGCGAGCCGACCGCAAGGTTTCGGGGCTATAGCTCAGCTGGGA
The genomic region above belongs to Pseudomonas sediminis and contains:
- a CDS encoding MDR family MFS transporter; translation: MMSAMLGAFMAVLDIQITNSSLKDIQGALSATLEEGSWISTSYLVAEIIMIPLTAWLVQLLSARRLAVWVSVGFLIASLLCSLAWSLESMIVFRALQGFTGGALIPLAFTMTLIKLPEHHRAKGMALFAITATFAPSIGPTLGGWLTENWGWEYIFYINVPPGLIMIAGLLYGLEKKAPHWELLKTTDYAGIVTLGMGLGCLQVFLEEGHRKDWLESQLIVGLGSVALVSLILFVILQISRPNPLINLGVLRERNFGLASISSLGLGVGLYGSIYVLPLYLAQIQGYNALQIGEVIMWMGVPQLFLIPLVPKLMKIISPKWLCALGFALFGAASFFSGVLNPDFAGEQFQHIQIVRALGQPLVMVTVSLIATAYILPQDAGSASSLFNILRNLGGAIGIALLATLLDARAKVYFDYLRESIVPTNPQVEERLHLLTQTLGSEQAALAKLSQIVHEQAIIMAYNDAFHFIGIALGVSMLAILLTRKLPQNMAGGGAAH
- a CDS encoding HlyD family secretion protein translates to MPAKLQRRLLVFVTLLVLIAGALLAQWLMVGRYHESTDNAYVQGEITRVSSQLNARIEKVLVRDNQHVEAGQLLAVLEDADFRLTRQRALAALETHQAERAQAQSKLDQQASLIAASQADVAASQATLDRSRLDLGRAQTLRKPGYVSEERVTTLAADNRVARSQVAKAQADLQAQRQQVASLEAELKRLDALILSAQADLKQADLNLARTQIHAPISGMVGQRSAREGQVVQSGAYLLSLVPDQDIWIQANFKETQIGRMRPGQKAELLFDSYPDTPIEGRIDSLFAASGAQFSLLPPDNATGNFTKVVQRIPVKLTFAADNPLRGLIRPGMSVEVTVDLRSDDSHGG
- a CDS encoding LysR family transcriptional regulator encodes the protein MGLDDALIFTRVVECHSFTQAATSLGMQKSTVSRRIALLEERLGVRLLNRTTRKLRLTEVGQAYYERCRQIMLDFAEAEQAVMQLQREPSGLLRITSPIEFGQLFLGRVLGEFMRQYPQIDAEVELTSRSVDPLEEGVDISIQVGQPQDSTLIARKLFESGRRLCASPAYLAAHGTPRSVAELEGHRAILLQHDAPRYWPLLGEHLPCQRVMTCNNITFAREATLAGAGICGLPVMISEEAVRSGRLIELLPEARLPVGEVYAIYPSRRFQAMKVKTFLDFLIASLPITRGGLLEPGAAGLLTSPA
- the gltX gene encoding glutamate--tRNA ligase: MTTVRTRIAPSPTGDPHVGTAYIALFNLCFARQHGGQFILRIEDTDQVRSTRESEQQIFDALRWLGIEWDEGPDVGGPHGPYRQSERGEIYKKYSDELVGKGHAFPCFCSAERLDEVRAQQMANKETPRYDGYCMHLEPAEAQRRIAAGESHVVRMKVPSEGTCVVPDMLRGNVEIPWDRMDMQVLMKADGLPTYFLANVVDDHLMGITHVLRGEEWLPSAPKLIKLYEYFGWEQPALCYMPLLRNPDKSKLSKRKNPTSITFYERMGYLPQAMLNYLGRMGWSMPDEREKFSLAEMIEHFDINRVSLGGPIFDLEKLSWLNGQWLRELPVETFAAEVQKWALNPEYLMKIAPHVQGRVETFSQIAPLAGFFFSGGLNLDDKLFEHKKLSPDQVRQLMQLILWKLESLRQWEKDRITGCIQAVVEHLELKLRDAMPLMFAAITGQASSVSVLDAMEILGPDLTRFRLRQALELLGGTSKKEAKEWEKLLASIG